One Vairimorpha necatrix chromosome 7, complete sequence DNA segment encodes these proteins:
- a CDS encoding cytosolic Fe-S cluster assembly factor NUBP2-like protein — protein sequence MVNKIAVMSGKGGVGKSSLSILLSMILSESKKCLLLDFDICGPSCVTSLGGKGQVKKGSKGLIPIKITDNLHVLSMGSMINKEDAVIWRGPKKLSLLNLFYESIDDYDFVIIDTPPGISEEHDFLVNKNIKSLIVTTSQNVALSDTVKAIEFCQMNNIEILGVIENMSGYKCKKCKHITNIFASRGGEKISEYYKLQFVSKLPVEPEFGKMLDKGEFKEKYKDLETYKILKENITRIL from the coding sequence ATGGTAAATAAGATAGCAGTCATGAGTGGCAAGGGCGGAGTGGGCAAATCTAGTCTCTCGATCCTCCTGTCCATGATTTTATCAGAATCTAAAAAGTGTCTTCTTTTGGATTTTGATATTTGCGGCCCAAGTTGCGTCACAAGTCTAGGCGGAAAAGGCCAAGTAAAAAAAGGCAGTAAAGGTCTTATCCCCATAAAAATCACAGACAATCTTCATGTCTTGTCAATGGGCTCAATGATAAACAAAGAAGACGCTGTCATTTGGAGAGGACCCAAAAAACTCAGtcttctaaatttattctatGAGTCTATTGACGATTATGACTTCGTCATAATTGACACTCCCCCTGGAATAAGTGAAGAACATGACTTTTTagtaaacaaaaatattaaaagtcTAATTGTGACCACTTCGCAGAATGTGGCGCTTAGTGACACAGTAAAAGCCATAGAATTTTGTCAGATgaataatatagaaatattgGGAGtaatagaaaatatgaGTGGATATAAATGTAAGAAATGTAAACatataacaaatatttttgcaaGTAGAGGAGGAGAGAAGATTAgtgaatattataaattacaatttGTAAGTAAATTGCCAGTAGAACCAGAATTTGGTAAAATGCTTGACAAAGGggaatttaaagaaaaatataaagatttagAGACctacaaaatattaaaagaaaacataaccagaattttataa
- a CDS encoding N-glycosylase/DNA lyase (OGG1), translating into MENIKNGGNFNEKESFIVKDDIKETKKISLISHDEKENIEKNNKFGKNYDKNYTCDDKNISDDKNEWRNLKTDEIINLQDTLFSGQVFNFHKTDDDEFTGAIYFFIVTFKEKNGKIFYKILHTKIENFYLIEMYLNRFFTLQINYSKIFTNQYTLGLRLLNNALIPTIFSFICSANNNVTRIQKMVNFLYSKGEFICKYKNIDLYYFPELSKLLNIKNDLVEIGFGYRSSYIGKTAETLINAKEFSIIKTFDDKILENYTQNGTTIKNLDYKKIENLLLKLSGVGPKVKDCILLMGIGMFKIVPIDTHIFKHAKKLFNFECKILTSKNYKEIQEKFVDLFGEYAGIYQLFIFKDYLKKIN; encoded by the coding sequence ATggaaaacattaaaaacgggggaaattttaatgaaaaagaaagttttatagtaaaagatgatattaaagaaacaaaaaaaataagtttaaTTAGTCATGACGAGAAAGAAAATatcgaaaaaaataataaatttggaAAGAactatgataaaaattatacttGTGATGACAAGAATATTTCTgatgataaaaatgaatggagaaatttaaaaacagatgaaataataaatttacaagaTACACTTTTCAGTGGacaagtttttaattttcataaaacaGATGACGACGAATTTACTGGTgcaatttatttttttattgtaacttttaaagaaaaaaatggtaaaattttttataaaattttacatacgaaaattgaaaatttttatcttattGAAATGTATTTGAATAGATTTTTCACTCTACAAATCaattattcaaaaatttttactaacCAATACACTTTAGGATTGAGATTACTTAACAATGCCCTTATTCCTAcgatattttcatttatatgTTCTGCCAATAATAATGTAACAAGAATACAGAAAAtggtaaattttttgtacaGCAAAGGagaatttatttgtaaatataaaaatattgactTATACTATTTTCCTGAATTGAGTAAAttgttaaatataaaaaatgactTAGTAGAAATTGGATTTGGTTATAGATCGAGTTACATTGGTAAAACGGCTGAAACATTAATAAATGCTAAAGAATTTAGTATAATTAAGACATTTGATGATaagattttagaaaattatacaCAAAATGGAacaacaattaaaaatcttgattataaaaaaatagaaaatttattgttaaaattATCAGGAGTGGGACCTAAAGTGAAAGATTGTATTTTACTCATGGGAATTGGaatgtttaaaattgtACCTATTGATactcatatttttaaacacgctaaaaaactttttaattttgaatgtaaaattttaacatctaaaaattataaagaaatacaAGAGAAATTTGTTGATTTGTTTGGGGAATATGCAGGAATTTATCagttatttatatttaaagattatttaaaaaaaataaattaa
- a CDS encoding DNA repair protein RAD16-like — protein sequence MLFYEENILKDTKGESFVLVSGFGIHLNKVINLNIMLYLNKYSLTLLLNFNDFPLQINNEYFRNLKNLDKQARKKIYLKGGVYLGSSRILLTDFLEDNLPIDKISCIIINDADKIRENSIEAFILYIFRRKNDKRLIKAFSSNCISFAYGIGSLEKYVNILRCDNFVLYPRFHENIMKSFKNDMNFTQHEFKMTNEMIEVQMILIEILKELIKHHKLDIDYEFVLVSMKYTQDILDIKYLISLLFSCNLLRFYMECMKFIYKQIDLGKDSTWLNSGYTSILIDKIEMNCLENEKEMEDIKNIKYFLKYKKLKTNEDGKKNEDIKNTIENNDDKLWNPKFKRLMKLVSNSNESNFLIVLPSPGVLFDVENHLKNFTNKNLIFYLKKDFINSEIIFNDDKLEEDFIHMNKELNQSKTHEEFFIFYTKNNKKDILEIDKQSSNILYFDKDKKYEIILFDKDLSCIRKCEYIGTLININVHSFQFRDSIEEQINLLRLRNEKLYFEQLINKRSNMPVLLDINKNILEDEASDENEIKYDVIVDSRELRADLPFFLYKAGNNLIISTLQIGDYLINEDICIERKNIHDFISSCNTGRLYSQTRMLTLYYLNSIILLEFNSRPCLSDFYNHNSDTFRNSLISKFCLFLITFPGVKIIWSESTLFTTKTFRRIQNKNNKEDEIVKNINNSEIDPVLQEILLSIPGINQFNIKKIIKNFKNIRDIFNSKKVTLQRILGQETGNKIYKFINENFEI from the coding sequence ATGTTATTTTATGAAGAGAATATTCTCAAAGATACCAAAGGTGAGTCTTTTGTTCTTGTATCTGGTTTTGGGAtacatttaaataaagttattaatttaaatatcatgttatatttgaataaatattcattaactttattattaaattttaacgACTTTCCGTTACAAATTAATAAcgaatattttagaaatttaaaaaatcttgaCAAGCAAgccagaaaaaaaatttatttgaaagGAGGTGTTTATCTTGGAAGTAGTAGAATTTTACTTACAGATTTTTTAGAAGACAATTTGCCAATAGACAAAATATCttgtattattattaatgaCGCTGATAAAATTAGAGAAAATTCCATAGAAGCATTTATCTTGTACATATTTAGAAGAAAGAACGACAAAAGACTTATAAAAGCTTTTTCTAGTAATTGTATATCTTTTGCTTATGGTATTGGTagtttagaaaaatatgtaaatattttaagatgcgataattttgttttatatccTAGATTtcatgaaaatataatgaaatcttttaaaaatgatatgaATTTTACACAACACGAGTTTAAAATGACGAATGAGATGATTGAAGTCcaaatgattttaatagaaattttgaaaGAATTAATCAAACATCATAAATTAGATATTGATTATGAATTTGTTTTGGTATCAATGAAATATACGCAAGatattttagatataaaatatcttataAGTTTACTTTTTTCATGTAATTTATTGAGATTTTATATGGAATGtatgaaatttatttataaacaaatagaTCTCGGAAAAGATAGTACTTGGCTAAATAGTGGATATACAAGTATTttaattgataaaatagaGATGAATTGTTTAGAAAATGAGAAAGAAATGgaagatattaaaaatattaaatattttttaaagtataaaaaactaaaaactAATGAAGATGGTAAAAAGAATGaggatattaaaaatactattgaaaataatgatGATAAATTATGGAATCCGAAATTTAAGAGATTAATGAAATTAGTTTCTAATTCTAATGAATCAAATTTTCTGATTGTTTTGCCTTCACCTGGAGTTTTATTTGATGTAGaaaatcatttaaaaaattttacaaataaaaatttgattttttatctcaAGAAAGACTTCATAAATTCAGAGATAATTTTCAATGATGACAAATTAgaagaagattttattcACATGAACAAAGAACTAAACCAAAGTAAAACACATGAagaatttttcattttttatacaaaaaataataaaaaagacattTTAGAAATTGATAAACAATCCAGtaacattttatatttcgataaagataagaaatatgaaataattttatttgataaagATTTATCTTGTATCAGAAAATGCGAATATATCGGCacattaataaatattaatgtaCACTCATTCCAATTTAGAGATTCAATAGAAgaacaaattaatttattaagatTAAGAAACgagaaattatatttcGAGCaacttataaataaaagaagtAACATGCCTGTTTTATTGgacataaacaaaaatattttagaagaCGAGGCGTCAGATGAGAATGAAATCAAGTATGATGTAATAGTAGATTCTAGAGAATTAAGGGCCGATTTGCCTTTTTTCTTGTATAAAGCAGGAAATAATTTGATTATTTCCACTTTACAAATAGGagattatttaattaatgaaGATATTTGtatagaaagaaaaaatattcatgattttatttcttcttgtaACACAGGCCGACTTTACAGTCAAACGAGAATGTTAACtttgtattatttaaattctataattttactaGAATTTAATTCACGGCCTTGTTTAtcagatttttataatcataaTTCTGATACATTCAGGAATTCTTTGATTTCTAAGTTCtgtttgtttttgataACATTCCCCGGTGTGAAGATCATTTGGTCTGAGTCGACATTGTTTACAACCAAAACATTTAGAAGAATacaaaataagaataataaagaagacgagatagtaaaaaatattaataatagtGAGATAGATCCAGTTTtacaagaaatattattatcaaTACCAGGAATTAATCAgtttaacataaaaaaaataataaagaattttaaaaatattagagaTATTTTCAATAGTAAAAAAGTTACTTTACAAAGGATTTTAGGACAAGAAACgggaaataaaatttacaaatttataaatgagaattttgaaatttaa
- a CDS encoding Ras-related protein Rab-5, which produces MTTRAIQCTTYKMVVLGYYSVGKSSLVLKYAKDEFNENEESTIGASFMTKTMSTRDLCVKFEIWDTAGQERYNSLIPMYYRGAQIGIIVYDITSKESFEVAKRWVEELKFEKSSDFLKVLVANKLDLENERQVTFEEGKEYAMKENILFLEASAKEGTNVNLIFEMIVSKIPRETPKTKKKGLKLGDSLMKYFCC; this is translated from the coding sequence atgacTACAAGAGCTATTCAATGCACTACATATAAAATGGTAGTACTGGGCTATTACAGCGTAGGCAAAAGTAGTCTGGTCTTAAAATACGCCAAAGATGAATTCAATGAAAATGAAGAAAGCACAATAGGCGCCTCTTTTATGACCAAGACCATGAGCACGAGAGATTTATGTGTGAAATTTGAGATTTGGGACACAGCAGGACAAGAAAGATACAATAGCCTCATACCAATGTACTACAGGGGAGCCCAAATAGGGATAATTGTGTATGACATCACCAGTAAAGAGAGTTTTGAAGTGGCCAAGAGGTGGGTCGAAGAATTGAAATTTGAGAAATCTTCAGATTTCTTGAAAGTTCTAGTGGCCAATAAATTGGACTTAGAAAATGAGAGACAAGTGACATTTGAAGAAGGAAAAGAGTACGCGATGAAagagaatattttatttttagaagcCAGTGCTAAAGAAGGGacaaatgtaaatttaatatttgagaTGATAGTCAGTAAAATACCAAGGGAGACACCTAAAACAAAGAAGAAAGGACTTAAACTTGGGGATTCATTAATGAAGTATTTTTGTTgttaa